One stretch of Miscanthus floridulus cultivar M001 chromosome 18, ASM1932011v1, whole genome shotgun sequence DNA includes these proteins:
- the LOC136523562 gene encoding uncharacterized protein, with protein MPSSSASHSLSSVQTIDPKPASALDTTADSSDRDDDGGGGGNARSWPATERVASYLRSQKSVHALCEKFGVNTKAFTPIPAGDRRACSPPPAGSICLYADALEAGMRVPLDPFCCEVLSHFGVAPSQLSPNCWRILAAFLALSRAAGVQLPSVPVFLHFFMLRVLKVKGLYCFAPKDTAGVLFTGLPDKIKGWKGGFFFLKSSAPWLCPVLWGEPTKKSTADPVLTKEEKSAVAKLLRARGAAPIDVHLLAYLSEGDLAAATMTARAPKPPTPSSSHRTTGAKGMDPSRYAMLQNMRAEKAAAEAAAAAKVAAMSEPGCSAPPGWTPLSRKKRPAEDDTKEATGHGSASVAPGFCTRQKRKLEHAPDRHDGDTVEWEAARQLLQGVITPARERAFLVADPFTVVATSYVATLQAANYATFSLGHALKLQEELEKAKAELAEAKKATAAEMKSAKAAAVQEFLGSEEHERRLVEEALKGYERGTEDMKRVALRLRPDVDAAQLFVPPGGFLLHFRTNEVDREVLIMQRIGYNRGLSALSASELEVFDRLFDDNLTAFKAEALDELFPAVGKAPSRQPRKRKAT; from the exons ATGccttcctcctccgcctcccaTTCCTTGTCCTCCGTCCAAACCATTGATCCCAAACCCGCTAGCGCCCTGGACACCACCGCCGACTCCAGCGACcgcgacgatgacggcggcggtggtggaaacgCGCGCTCATGGCCCGCGACGGAGCGCGTCGCCTCGTACCTCCGGAGCCAGAAGTCGGTCCACGCCCTCTGCGAGAAGTTCGGCGTCAACACGAAGGCGTTCACCCCGATCCCCGCCGGCGACCGACGCGCGTGCTCGCCTCCACCCGCAGGCTCCATCTGCTTGTACGCGGACGCGCTGGAGGCCGGGATGCGCGTCCCGCTCGACCCCTTCTGCTGCGAGGTGCTCTCGCACTTCGGCGTGGCCCCGAGCCAGCTGTCGCCCAACTGCTGGCGCATCTTGGCGGCCTTCCTCGCGCTCTCCCGCGCCGCCGGCGTGCAGCTGCCGTCGGTCCCCGTGTTCCTGCACTTCTTCATGCTGCGCGTGCTGAAGGTTAAGGGCCTGTACTGCTTCGCGCCGAAGGACACCGCCGGCGTGCTCTTCACGGGGCTGCCGGATAAAATCAAGGGATGGAAGGGGGGCTTTTTCTTCCTCAAGTCGTCGGCGCCGTGGCTGTGCCCCGTGCTCTGGGGCGAGCCGACCAAGAAATCCACTGCTGATCCGGTGCTCACCAAAGAGGAGAAGAGCGCGGTGGCGAAGCTGCTGCgtgcgcgcggcgcggcgccgATTGATGTCCATCTCCTGGCTTACCTCAGCGAGGGCGATTTGGCCGCGGCAACTATGACGGCTCGTGCGCCAAAGCCACCTACACCATCGTCTTCCCATCGTACTACTGGTGCCAAAG GGATGGATCCATCAAGGTATGCCATGCTGCAGAACATGCGGGCAGAGAAGGCCGCCGCCGAAGCGGCGGCAGCAGCGAAGGTCGCCGCGATGAGTGAGCCCGGCTGCAGCGCTCCGCCGGGCTGGACGCCGTTGTCCAGGAAGAAGAGGCCGGCGGAGGACGACACAAAGGAGGCCACTGGTCACGGTTCGGCGTCTGTCGCGCCCGGCTTCTGTACGCGCCAAAAACGGAAGCTGGAGCACGCCCCGGACAGACATGACGGCGACACAGTCGAGTGGGAGGCGGCGCGGCAGCTTCTGCAGGGCGTCATCACGCCGGCGCGGGAGCGCGCGTTCTTGGTGGCGGATCCCTTCACCGTCGTCGCGACAAGCTACGTCGCGACGCTCCAG GCGGCGAACTACGCGACGTTCTCGTTGGGGCACGCGCTGAAGCTCCAAGAGGAGCTGGAGAAGGCCAAGGCCGAGCTCGCCGAGGCGAAGAAGGCGACGGCGGCCGAGATGAAGAGCGCCAAGGCGGCGGCGGTTCAGGAGTTCTTGGGCTCTGAGGAGCACGAGCGCCGGCTGGTGGAGGAGGCGCTCAAGGGGTACGAGCGGGGAACGGAGGACATGAAGCGCGTCGCGCTGCGGCTCCGCCCTGACGTCGACGCGGCTCAGCTGTTCGTGCCTCCCGGCGGGTTTCT CCTGCACTTCAGAACAAATGAAGTAGATCGTGAGGTGCTGATCATGCAGCGTATAGGCTATAACAGGGGTCTATCTGCGCTATCCGCTTCGGAGTTGGAGGTCTTTGACAGGCTCTTCGACGACAACCTGACTGCGTTCAAAGCCGAGGCGCTGGACGAGCTTTTCCCGGCCGTTGGAAAGGCACCATCCAGACAGCCGCGAAAACGTAAGGCCACCTAG